The following nucleotide sequence is from Nesterenkonia xinjiangensis.
GGGAGTACCCTCGTCGACCGCAGTCATCCTGCTGCACGGAGCCCCGAGCTCATCCCACTCCTTCCGTGAGGTCCTGCCGATCCTGGGCCATCACGCGTACGTAGTTGCACCGGACATCCCCGGATTCGGATTCTCCGATGCACCTGGCGTGGACGAGTACGAGTACACCTACGAGAACCTGTCACACGTGATCGATGCATTGATCGAGGAGCTCGGTGTGCACAGGTACGTGCTGTACGTGACGGACTACAGCACGCCGGTGGGGTATTTCATGGCCACTCGACACCCCGAGCGGGTGCTGGGGCTCGTGGTGCAGAACGGCAACGCGCACGAGGCGGGCCTCAATGAGGGATGGGACTCTGCTCGCAGGTTCTGGGTGGAGCCGACCGCGGAGAACAGGGCCGCCTTGCCGGAATGGCTGACCTTCGAGGGAACTCGAGACACCTACCTCGCGGGCCTGCCTGAACACCTCGCAGAGCTGCACCCGCGAGAGTCGTGGCATCTGGACTGGGAGCGCCTGTGCCGACCGGGCAACACGGAGGTGTACTTCCAGTTCTTCTACGACTACCGCAAGCACGTGGCGCGTTTCCCCGAGATCGCTGAATACCATGCGGCGTTCCAGCCGCCATGCCTGGTGCTCTGGGGCCGCCACGACACTGCGTTCGACATCGCTGAGGTATTCGCGTACCACCAGGCGTTGGCCCATGTCGAGGCACACATCTACGACGCCGGACACTTCCTTCTGGAGACCCACGCCACCGAGGTCGCAGACCTCCTGGTCACCTTCGTCCACGACATACTCGAGCGCACGAGGATGGCCGCATGACTTCTCCTCAGTGGACGATCACCCCGTTGACACAGGAGAACTGGTCCGACTTCGAGGCAGTGATGGGCGAGCGGGGCGGATCACGTGGCTGCTGGTGCATGCACTGGCGACTGAGCATCGCTGAGTGGATGGCCAACAAGGGCGAGGGCAACAAAGCAGCCATGCGCGCCGTGGCAGGAGGTGCGGCGACACCAGGAGTGGTGGGCTCCCTCGACGGTGAACCGCTGGCGTGGTGCTCTTTCGGCGACCGCGCTGACTTTCCCCGGATGCGACGGTCTCCCCTGCTGATGCCGATCGATGACCAACCGGTCGTGTCGCTGGCCTGCCTTCTCCTCAGGAGAGACCGTCGGGGTCAGGACCTGTTGGCAGCATGGATCACGGCGGTGTGCGGCTACCTGGCGGAGACCTCCTCGATCCGGACCGTCGAGGCCTACCCGGTCGAGCCGCCCCATGGCCGGACCGCCGGCCCGGACACCGCGATGACCGGTATCGCCAGCGCGTTCGCCGCCGCCGGTTTCATCGAGGTCGCCCGCCCCTCGTTCGACCGGCCCGTGATGAGGTACCAGCTGCCATGACCGCCACCACCGAGTGGGTCGAGGATCATTTCATCGCTGGAGACTTCGCCCTGGATTTCGCCAACACCGTCTTCCGTCGCCGGCCAGAACCAGGCGCGGACCTGTTCACCGACACCACTGCGCTCAACGCCTGGCTCGCCCGCACAGGCTTGCTGCCCGCATCTGAGGAGCGGGGTGGCGGAACCACGGAAGCCGATCTGGCGGACGCCTGTGCGTTGCGTGCACTGCTCTGGACGGTCTTCGACGCGCAGAAGGACCATCAGACGATCCCCTCAGGCGCATTCACAGAACTGCTCGGGACAGCCCGTCACGGGATTGAGGACCTGAGCATCCACCCTGACGGAACCACCACGCCACTCACGGCGCAGGGCGCTTTCGCCACCGTGGCGCTGCGTGCCATCACGCTGATACTCAATCCACCAGCGCAGACCATTCGCGCCTGTGACCGATGCGGCTGGTTCTTCATCGACTCGTCACGAGGCCGTCGGCGTCGCT
It contains:
- a CDS encoding alpha/beta fold hydrolase; this encodes MMKRSAKTRHRYLEVEGLQLRYREAGVPSSTAVILLHGAPSSSHSFREVLPILGHHAYVVAPDIPGFGFSDAPGVDEYEYTYENLSHVIDALIEELGVHRYVLYVTDYSTPVGYFMATRHPERVLGLVVQNGNAHEAGLNEGWDSARRFWVEPTAENRAALPEWLTFEGTRDTYLAGLPEHLAELHPRESWHLDWERLCRPGNTEVYFQFFYDYRKHVARFPEIAEYHAAFQPPCLVLWGRHDTAFDIAEVFAYHQALAHVEAHIYDAGHFLLETHATEVADLLVTFVHDILERTRMAA
- a CDS encoding GNAT family N-acetyltransferase encodes the protein MTSPQWTITPLTQENWSDFEAVMGERGGSRGCWCMHWRLSIAEWMANKGEGNKAAMRAVAGGAATPGVVGSLDGEPLAWCSFGDRADFPRMRRSPLLMPIDDQPVVSLACLLLRRDRRGQDLLAAWITAVCGYLAETSSIRTVEAYPVEPPHGRTAGPDTAMTGIASAFAAAGFIEVARPSFDRPVMRYQLP
- a CDS encoding CGNR zinc finger domain-containing protein, which gives rise to MTATTEWVEDHFIAGDFALDFANTVFRRRPEPGADLFTDTTALNAWLARTGLLPASEERGGGTTEADLADACALRALLWTVFDAQKDHQTIPSGAFTELLGTARHGIEDLSIHPDGTTTPLTAQGAFATVALRAITLILNPPAQTIRACDRCGWFFIDSSRGRRRRWCSMKTCGNQAKAARYRSANAQDG